One region of Mucilaginibacter sp. 14171R-50 genomic DNA includes:
- a CDS encoding cell wall metabolism sensor histidine kinase WalK: MKLRVLILINAAAVAITLSAVNYYFQHKWYDMMITFLVSFITSYLVFYYLTEKYIYSKIKLIYKLIHNLKLGRDLRDALGEHVSADPINDVEHEVQEWARQKKTEIDELKKQERFRRDFLSNISHEFKTPLFAIQGYIEALQDDGLEDKELAAQFLEKASKNVDRLSYLITDLDEISKLESGEIPINYTKFKINDLIKEVFESMELKSRQHNIKLMFKQKYDEGIFVNADREKIRQVLVNLIDNSFKYGKDGGSTSVSIFTLHEQVLIEVTDDGIGIEEKFLPRLFERFFRTDTSRSRQIGGSGLGLAIVKHIIEAHQQTINVRSTEGMGSTFGFTLQIARPSLPFPNIPVLKS, from the coding sequence ATGAAATTGCGCGTATTGATACTCATAAACGCTGCCGCGGTTGCCATAACCTTATCGGCGGTAAACTACTACTTTCAGCATAAGTGGTACGATATGATGATAACCTTCCTGGTGTCGTTTATTACCAGCTACCTTGTTTTTTATTATCTCACCGAGAAATACATCTACTCAAAAATAAAGCTTATTTATAAACTGATACATAATCTAAAACTCGGGCGCGATCTTAGGGACGCCCTTGGGGAACATGTAAGCGCCGACCCTATTAATGATGTTGAACACGAGGTGCAGGAATGGGCGCGGCAAAAAAAAACAGAGATAGACGAGCTGAAAAAGCAGGAAAGATTTCGCCGGGATTTTTTATCAAATATCTCGCACGAGTTTAAAACACCTCTTTTTGCCATACAAGGTTACATTGAAGCTTTGCAGGATGACGGCCTGGAAGATAAAGAACTGGCTGCGCAGTTCCTGGAAAAGGCATCGAAGAATGTTGACAGGTTGAGCTACCTGATCACCGATCTGGACGAGATATCAAAGCTGGAATCGGGCGAGATACCGATCAACTATACCAAATTTAAAATAAACGACCTGATTAAAGAGGTTTTTGAATCGATGGAGCTGAAGAGCAGGCAGCACAATATTAAGCTAATGTTTAAACAAAAATACGATGAAGGCATTTTTGTTAATGCCGACCGTGAAAAGATCAGGCAAGTACTGGTAAACCTTATCGATAATTCGTTTAAATATGGCAAAGATGGAGGCAGTACTTCGGTTAGCATTTTTACGCTGCATGAACAGGTACTGATTGAAGTTACCGACGATGGTATTGGTATCGAAGAAAAATTCCTTCCGAGGCTATTTGAGCGCTTTTTCCGTACAGATACCAGCCGTTCAAGGCAAATTGGCGGTTCGGGGCTGGGGCTGGCTATTGTAAAGCATATCATCGAGGCCCACCAGCAAACCATTAACGTACGCAGCACCGAGGGGATGGGGTCGACTTTTGGTTTTACCTTGCAAATAGCGCGCCCCTCACTTCCTTTTCCCAATATCCCTGTATTGAAAAGTTAA
- a CDS encoding carboxypeptidase-like regulatory domain-containing protein, which produces MDNKRANISQIQKYLNGELDARAMHKLEREAQDDPFLMDALEGYGNTKNKQHQTLNALQQRLEERTAPKVGRILPWTVTAIAASLIGFAIVVGLLYKRNNTTLAPKVAITAPANNIVPVDTTPVVIDKKAVHGIIKAGEQAIAYQKRKSAVINERAAANRAKAESAATREIAIAQNDAFKAAPPVTPLEEMVASDMVADKKQDTVLGGGYVAINKNPSALTPLKSKADGADITVRPGKRTDNNPAALASAGLPLNLVSGVVLNRVDGSPLPGVSVQVVGKPQGTLTDANGKFTLPNIKKDESLKFGSVGFNSKTLNVKNNDSLKVELDQSAHTLSEVVVVKTIKRKLPRAHPQNGWENFRMYLKDNATLPNSEEGVVTLQLTVNPNGSIGDIKVIKSLNEVADKQAVSLIQQGPAWVGNINGKTEDVKVKVEFHK; this is translated from the coding sequence GTGGATAACAAACGGGCCAACATATCGCAAATACAGAAGTACCTTAACGGGGAGCTTGATGCCCGCGCCATGCATAAACTGGAACGCGAGGCGCAGGACGATCCGTTTTTAATGGATGCGCTGGAAGGATATGGCAATACAAAAAATAAACAGCACCAAACCCTTAATGCCCTGCAACAGCGTTTGGAGGAGCGTACAGCCCCTAAAGTAGGGCGCATATTGCCATGGACTGTAACTGCCATTGCAGCAAGCCTTATTGGCTTTGCGATAGTGGTAGGATTATTATACAAACGCAATAATACAACCCTGGCGCCAAAAGTAGCCATAACAGCGCCTGCAAACAATATTGTGCCTGTTGATACTACGCCGGTTGTGATAGATAAAAAAGCCGTGCATGGTATTATAAAAGCTGGTGAACAAGCTATAGCCTACCAAAAACGTAAATCCGCCGTTATAAATGAAAGAGCGGCGGCAAACCGGGCGAAGGCGGAATCTGCTGCGACACGCGAAATTGCAATAGCACAAAACGATGCTTTTAAGGCAGCCCCCCCTGTTACACCCCTGGAAGAGATGGTTGCGTCGGACATGGTGGCCGATAAAAAGCAGGACACTGTTTTAGGCGGCGGTTATGTGGCCATCAATAAAAATCCATCGGCTTTAACTCCGTTAAAAAGTAAGGCCGACGGCGCGGATATTACGGTTAGGCCGGGTAAACGTACAGATAATAACCCGGCTGCTTTAGCGAGTGCGGGCTTACCCTTAAACCTGGTATCGGGTGTGGTGTTAAACCGCGTGGATGGCTCTCCGCTTCCGGGCGTATCTGTACAGGTTGTAGGCAAACCCCAGGGCACTTTAACTGATGCCAATGGAAAGTTTACCCTGCCCAATATTAAAAAAGATGAGAGCCTTAAGTTTGGCTCGGTTGGCTTTAACAGTAAAACGCTGAATGTTAAAAACAACGACAGCTTGAAGGTTGAATTAGATCAAAGCGCCCACACTTTAAGCGAAGTAGTAGTTGTAAAAACAATTAAAAGGAAACTGCCGCGAGCCCACCCGCAAAACGGCTGGGAAAACTTCAGAATGTATTTAAAAGATAACGCTACGCTGCCCAACAGCGAAGAGGGTGTAGTTACCCTGCAGCTTACGGTAAACCCAAATGGCAGCATAGGCGACATCAAAGTGATAAAGAGCCTGAACGAAGTAGCTGATAAACAAGCTGTTTCCCTGATACAACAAGGCCCCGCATGGGTTGGCAATATTAACGGTAAAACCGAAGATGTGAAGGTGAAGGTGGAGTTTCATAAATAG
- a CDS encoding DUF47 domain-containing protein — protein sequence MSLNSIFQYFVPKDKKTFFPLFEQAASNVVSMATILVEAVNSANVATREELFRQIDKLENRGDELTHQIYLELGKNFITPFDREDIHALATAIDDIADYIHGAANRMLLYKIDDFNEHVRKLCELILQAGTDLEKAVRELKDLRNVRAIADSCIRINSVENQADYVFDRAVADLFLYETDAIRLIKYKEILAALETATDMCEDAANVMESILIKNA from the coding sequence ATGTCACTTAACAGTATATTCCAGTATTTTGTTCCTAAAGATAAGAAAACCTTTTTCCCGCTGTTTGAGCAGGCTGCAAGCAATGTTGTAAGCATGGCAACAATTTTGGTTGAGGCTGTGAACTCGGCTAACGTAGCCACCCGTGAGGAACTTTTCAGGCAGATAGACAAGCTTGAAAACAGGGGTGACGAGCTTACTCACCAAATATACCTTGAACTGGGCAAGAATTTTATTACCCCTTTTGACCGTGAAGATATACATGCTTTAGCTACCGCTATTGACGATATAGCCGACTATATACATGGCGCTGCCAACCGCATGCTGCTTTACAAGATAGACGATTTTAACGAGCACGTGCGCAAATTATGCGAGTTGATACTGCAAGCCGGAACAGACCTTGAAAAAGCGGTACGCGAATTAAAAGACCTAAGGAACGTACGAGCTATTGCCGATTCATGCATCCGTATAAACAGTGTGGAAAACCAGGCCGACTACGTTTTCGACCGTGCCGTTGCCGATCTTTTTCTTTATGAAACGGATGCAATAAGGTTGATAAAATATAAAGAGATATTGGCAGCCCTTGAAACAGCTACCGATATGTGCGAAGATGCCGCTAACGTAATGGAATCTATTTTAATTAAAAACGCCTAA
- a CDS encoding DUF4197 domain-containing protein — protein MKKAFLLIPFLFILLSSCDTLNQVAQTTIQQYGTPTTFEINNGLKQALEIGTGKSSDQLSAVNGFFGNAAIKILFPPEAQKVEQTLRSIGLGKLADNVILSLNRAAEDAAVQAKPIFVNAIKQMTLTDVTNILLGSRDAATQYFKRTTTLQLSAKFKPVIQNSLNKVGATKYYTEAASAYNKIPLVSKINPDISDYVTQKAIDGLFVEIAKEELNIRQNLSARTTPLLQKVFGYYDKNKK, from the coding sequence ATGAAAAAAGCATTTTTACTTATCCCTTTCCTTTTTATTTTATTAAGCAGCTGCGATACGCTCAACCAGGTGGCGCAAACTACCATACAACAGTACGGCACCCCTACAACATTCGAAATTAACAACGGCTTAAAACAGGCACTTGAAATAGGTACCGGTAAAAGTTCTGACCAGCTATCGGCTGTAAATGGCTTTTTTGGTAATGCCGCTATAAAGATATTGTTCCCGCCCGAAGCGCAAAAGGTTGAACAAACCTTGCGCAGCATAGGCCTTGGCAAACTGGCCGACAACGTTATATTATCCCTTAACCGTGCTGCCGAAGATGCCGCGGTGCAGGCAAAGCCCATTTTTGTTAACGCCATTAAACAAATGACCTTAACAGATGTAACCAACATTTTGTTAGGCAGCCGGGATGCCGCCACGCAATATTTCAAACGTACCACCACCTTACAGCTTTCTGCCAAGTTTAAACCTGTTATACAAAACAGCCTTAACAAAGTAGGCGCTACAAAGTATTATACCGAAGCCGCCAGCGCTTACAATAAAATACCCCTTGTAAGCAAGATAAACCCTGATATAAGCGATTATGTTACACAAAAGGCTATTGACGGCTTGTTTGTAGAGATAGCTAAAGAAGAGCTTAACATCCGCCAAAACCTGAGCGCACGTACCACGCCGCTGCTGCAAAAGGTATTTGGTTACTACGATAAAAATAAGAAGTAA
- a CDS encoding YceI family protein, with product MKRILITIVILIITAGAFAQNKSNITSAKITFELKNLGIKTGGTIGGVQGNIMFDPANPGGSKIEATADANTINTDNSMRDGHLKGEDYFSADTYPKIAMSSLSFQKKDSRFVGRFNLTIKGTTKPVEVPFNYTEQGNTSNFKGSFKINRKDFGVGGSSMTMSDDVTIFIEARAINN from the coding sequence ATGAAGCGTATCTTAATAACAATAGTCATATTAATAATTACTGCCGGGGCTTTCGCTCAAAATAAAAGCAACATCACCAGTGCTAAAATAACTTTTGAATTAAAAAACCTGGGCATTAAAACCGGCGGTACCATTGGTGGGGTGCAGGGTAATATTATGTTTGATCCGGCAAACCCCGGCGGCAGCAAAATCGAGGCGACTGCTGACGCAAATACCATAAACACTGATAACAGCATGCGCGACGGGCACCTGAAGGGTGAAGACTATTTTAGCGCGGATACCTATCCAAAAATAGCCATGTCTTCGTTGTCATTTCAAAAAAAAGACAGTCGTTTTGTTGGGCGTTTTAACCTTACTATAAAAGGCACAACCAAACCTGTTGAAGTGCCATTTAACTATACCGAGCAGGGCAACACCAGCAATTTTAAAGGCAGTTTTAAAATAAACCGTAAAGATTTTGGCGTTGGCGGCAGCAGCATGACCATGAGCGACGACGTTACCATATTTATAGAGGCCCGGGCAATAAATAATTAA
- a CDS encoding inorganic phosphate transporter: MVTTLLVAVVALALIFDYTNGFHDAANSIATIVSTKVLTPFQAVLLAAVFNFAAYFFIKDHKVANTVAKIVHEEFITMHVILAGLIAAITWNLVTWWFGIPSSSSHTLIGGFAGAGITNSFFMGAHGFAAVNSHYILTIIAYIVLAPFIGLFIAYFITILILHICKRAKPATAERWFKRLQLVSAAALSFAHGTNDAQKVMGILYVALIAAKVINNSAPMPEWIPLACYSAISLGTMSGGWKIVKTMGSKITKITPLEGVAAESAGAVTLFITERFGIPVSTTHTITGSIIGVGLTKRVSAVRWGVTINLVWAWIITIPISALIAGLVFLVVRHW; the protein is encoded by the coding sequence ATGGTTACCACCTTACTTGTTGCTGTAGTTGCCCTGGCGCTCATATTTGATTATACCAACGGCTTTCATGATGCGGCTAACTCTATAGCTACCATCGTTTCAACCAAAGTGCTAACGCCTTTCCAGGCTGTTCTGTTAGCCGCAGTTTTCAACTTTGCCGCCTATTTTTTTATTAAAGACCATAAGGTGGCTAATACCGTTGCCAAAATTGTGCACGAGGAATTTATAACCATGCATGTAATATTGGCCGGGCTTATTGCTGCCATTACCTGGAATTTAGTAACCTGGTGGTTTGGCATCCCGTCAAGCTCTTCGCATACACTTATCGGGGGCTTTGCCGGTGCAGGTATAACCAACTCGTTTTTTATGGGTGCCCATGGCTTTGCGGCGGTAAACTCGCATTACATCTTAACAATTATAGCATACATCGTACTTGCGCCGTTCATCGGTTTGTTTATAGCTTATTTTATTACCATACTGATACTGCACATTTGCAAAAGGGCAAAACCCGCAACGGCCGAGCGCTGGTTTAAGCGCCTGCAGCTGGTATCGGCCGCTGCGCTAAGCTTTGCACACGGTACAAACGACGCTCAAAAAGTAATGGGTATTTTATACGTGGCGCTTATTGCCGCAAAGGTTATTAATAACAGCGCCCCAATGCCCGAGTGGATACCTTTGGCATGTTACAGCGCCATATCATTGGGTACCATGTCTGGCGGATGGAAGATCGTTAAAACGATGGGATCGAAGATCACCAAGATCACACCTTTAGAAGGCGTTGCAGCCGAATCTGCCGGCGCAGTTACCCTGTTTATTACCGAGCGTTTTGGTATCCCTGTATCAACTACCCATACTATTACCGGGTCTATCATCGGGGTGGGTTTAACAAAAAGGGTATCGGCTGTGCGCTGGGGGGTTACTATAAACCTAGTTTGGGCCTGGATAATTACCATACCAATTTCGGCACTTATTGCCGGGCTTGTATTTTTGGTGGTAAGGCATTGGTAG
- a CDS encoding RNA polymerase sigma factor, translated as MNFFTKPVKPEDTADDELLASYRATRDLKVLGTLYGRYMPLVYGVALKYLKDEEPAQDAVMSIFEELAQKVHQHDIKQFRAWLYVLSRNHCLMQLRAGKKLETVDLDEFMEFTPVLHPDDDNREEAMQALERCLDKLTSAQKQSVKLFYLEEKCYKEVADETGFTMNEVKSYIQNGKRNLKICLEKNSG; from the coding sequence ATGAATTTTTTTACCAAGCCAGTTAAACCAGAAGATACCGCAGACGATGAGCTGTTAGCAAGCTACCGGGCAACCCGCGACCTAAAGGTTCTGGGCACGCTGTACGGGCGTTATATGCCGCTGGTTTATGGCGTGGCGTTAAAGTATCTGAAAGATGAGGAGCCGGCCCAGGACGCGGTAATGAGCATATTTGAAGAGCTGGCACAAAAGGTGCATCAGCACGATATAAAACAGTTCAGGGCATGGTTATACGTGCTAAGCCGCAACCATTGCCTGATGCAGCTGCGCGCGGGTAAAAAATTAGAGACCGTTGACTTGGATGAGTTTATGGAATTTACGCCCGTTTTGCATCCTGATGATGATAACCGCGAAGAAGCCATGCAGGCTTTGGAACGTTGTTTGGACAAACTAACATCGGCACAAAAACAAAGCGTAAAATTATTTTACCTTGAAGAGAAATGTTATAAAGAAGTGGCCGACGAAACCGGCTTTACCATGAACGAAGTAAAAAGCTATATACAAAACGGGAAGCGCAACCTTAAGATTTGCCTGGAGAAGAACAGTGGATAA
- a CDS encoding HD domain-containing protein, which translates to MNSTDILDKTVAFVQETLKNAEGGHDWWHIYRVWTNAKQIAKTEDCDVLVVELAALLHDIADSKFHNGDEEIGPATAGKFLTEIGVSADVIVHVQQIIRYMSFKASFDKAAFHSKELAVVQDADRLDAIGAIGIARAFTYGGFKGREIYNPHIQPKLNMTKDEYKNTTAPTINHFYEKLLLLKDKMNTPTGRHLAQRRHTFMEAYLKEFYSEVAPQ; encoded by the coding sequence ATGAACAGCACCGATATATTGGATAAAACCGTAGCCTTTGTACAGGAAACTTTAAAAAATGCCGAAGGGGGCCACGATTGGTGGCATATTTACCGCGTTTGGACAAATGCCAAACAGATAGCAAAAACCGAAGACTGCGATGTGCTTGTGGTAGAGCTGGCTGCCCTGCTGCATGATATTGCCGATAGCAAATTTCATAACGGCGATGAAGAGATTGGCCCGGCTACTGCCGGTAAGTTTCTGACTGAAATCGGCGTTTCTGCCGATGTTATTGTTCACGTACAACAGATCATCAGGTACATGTCTTTCAAGGCGAGCTTTGATAAAGCGGCTTTTCATTCGAAGGAGCTGGCTGTAGTACAGGATGCCGACCGGCTCGACGCTATCGGCGCCATAGGCATTGCCCGGGCGTTTACTTATGGCGGCTTTAAGGGCAGGGAGATATACAATCCCCATATTCAGCCTAAGCTGAATATGACAAAGGATGAATATAAAAACACCACCGCACCCACCATTAATCATTTTTACGAGAAGCTGCTGTTGCTTAAAGATAAAATGAACACCCCTACCGGTCGTCACCTCGCGCAGCGCAGGCATACTTTTATGGAGGCATATTTAAAGGAGTTTTATTCGGAAGTTGCGCCGCAATAA
- a CDS encoding helix-turn-helix domain-containing protein, with protein MLNQRAKAVATNIRNKREKLNYTQEYLAAKLGISQNAYSKIELGYTKITVERLFQIADILETDMAELIGSEKTAAA; from the coding sequence ATGTTGAATCAGAGGGCAAAAGCTGTCGCAACCAATATCCGTAATAAGCGCGAAAAGCTAAACTATACACAAGAATACCTGGCCGCAAAACTCGGTATTTCCCAAAATGCCTATAGTAAAATAGAGTTGGGTTATACAAAGATCACTGTAGAGCGCCTTTTTCAGATAGCTGATATTTTGGAAACAGATATGGCGGAGCTGATTGGAAGCGAGAAGACAGCCGCCGCTTAA
- a CDS encoding VWA domain-containing protein yields MKKLLLLIMLFAGFTGKANQIVTGTVTGADDKKPIVGLAVAIKGIPIGTLTDAKGHYKLNIPNGGVTLKFSFVGYQTQEVKVDQRTRIDVIMQPSQTSLNEVVVLAYNAKNKKNAVGSVASLNGRVAGLRVSAQADKSHAYYAPAPIQSSESYKGITDNAFTNAASTPLSTFSVDVDAASYSNVRRFINNGQLPPADAVRIEEMINYFNYNLAGPTDGGPVAIHTELSSAPWNTSHRLLRIGLKAKTIPTNNLPASNLVFLIDVSGSMDSPNKLPLVQSSLKMLVDQLRPQDKVALVVYAGAAGVVLPSTPGDKKETIKNAIDNLSAGGSTAGGEGIKLAYKIAAENFVKTGNNRIILATDGDFNVGASSDDDMEKLIERKRESGVFLSVLGYGMGNYKDSKMETLADKGNGNYAYIDNITEARKTLVTEFGGTLFTVAKDVKLQIEFNPAKVQAYRLLGYENRILNKEDFNNDKKDAGDMGSGHTVTAFYEIVPARIKDDYMVSVDPLKYQKVKESKADLNPSAEMMTIKFRYKEPVSSVSKLSQAIVYDKPVGFNSTSVDFKFASAVAEVGMLLRDSKFKQKASYAHAIAAARAGKGEDTEGYRAEFIRLAESARLLSKSAALAKVNEEE; encoded by the coding sequence ATGAAAAAGCTATTATTACTTATTATGTTGTTTGCTGGCTTTACAGGCAAGGCGAATCAAATTGTTACAGGAACCGTTACAGGTGCTGATGATAAAAAGCCCATAGTGGGCCTTGCTGTTGCAATAAAAGGAATACCGATCGGCACATTAACCGACGCTAAAGGTCATTATAAATTAAATATCCCTAATGGTGGCGTTACGCTGAAGTTTTCATTTGTAGGATATCAAACACAGGAAGTGAAAGTGGATCAGCGCACCAGAATTGACGTGATCATGCAGCCAAGTCAAACTTCTCTTAACGAAGTGGTTGTGCTTGCATACAATGCTAAAAACAAGAAAAATGCAGTTGGGAGCGTAGCCAGCTTAAACGGCCGGGTGGCCGGCCTCAGGGTTTCTGCCCAGGCAGATAAAAGTCACGCCTATTATGCCCCGGCCCCGATCCAGAGCAGTGAGAGCTATAAAGGCATTACCGACAATGCATTCACCAACGCGGCTTCTACGCCTCTTTCAACTTTCTCTGTTGATGTGGATGCCGCTTCGTACAGCAACGTAAGGCGGTTTATCAATAATGGCCAGCTGCCACCGGCCGACGCGGTGCGCATAGAAGAAATGATCAATTATTTTAACTATAACCTTGCCGGCCCGACAGACGGCGGCCCGGTTGCTATACATACCGAACTTTCATCGGCACCGTGGAATACCAGTCACCGTTTGCTGCGTATAGGCTTAAAGGCTAAAACAATCCCTACAAACAACCTGCCTGCCTCAAACCTCGTTTTCCTGATAGATGTATCGGGCTCAATGGATAGCCCCAATAAGCTGCCGTTGGTACAGTCATCGTTAAAAATGCTGGTAGACCAACTACGCCCGCAGGATAAGGTTGCCTTGGTGGTTTATGCCGGTGCCGCAGGCGTAGTGCTGCCATCAACCCCCGGTGATAAGAAGGAAACCATTAAAAACGCAATTGATAACCTTAGTGCGGGCGGCTCAACCGCGGGCGGCGAGGGCATAAAGCTGGCCTATAAAATTGCCGCCGAGAACTTTGTTAAAACAGGGAACAACCGCATTATACTGGCTACTGACGGCGACTTTAACGTAGGCGCATCCAGCGACGATGATATGGAGAAATTAATTGAACGGAAGCGGGAGAGCGGGGTGTTTCTATCGGTTTTGGGTTATGGCATGGGCAACTATAAGGATAGTAAAATGGAAACCCTTGCCGACAAGGGCAACGGAAACTATGCTTACATTGATAACATCACCGAAGCCCGTAAAACACTGGTAACTGAATTTGGCGGTACCTTATTTACTGTTGCCAAGGATGTAAAGCTGCAGATAGAGTTTAACCCCGCCAAAGTACAGGCATACCGCCTGCTGGGTTACGAAAACCGCATTTTAAACAAAGAGGATTTTAATAACGATAAAAAGGATGCCGGCGACATGGGCAGCGGCCACACGGTTACCGCGTTTTACGAGATAGTGCCTGCCCGCATCAAAGACGATTATATGGTGAGCGTAGACCCGCTGAAATATCAAAAGGTTAAAGAAAGCAAGGCAGACTTAAACCCATCAGCAGAGATGATGACCATAAAATTCAGGTATAAAGAGCCGGTTTCATCGGTAAGTAAGCTGAGTCAGGCCATTGTTTACGATAAGCCGGTAGGTTTTAACTCAACTTCTGTCGACTTTAAATTTGCCTCGGCAGTAGCCGAGGTGGGTATGCTGCTGCGCGATTCAAAATTTAAACAAAAAGCCAGTTATGCCCATGCTATCGCCGCAGCACGCGCCGGTAAAGGCGAGGATACGGAAGGCTACCGGGCCGAATTTATTCGCCTGGCAGAGAGTGCCCGGCTACTCAGTAAAAGTGCTGCGCTTGCAAAAGTAAACGAGGAAGAATAA